A window of Polaribacter litorisediminis contains these coding sequences:
- the rpsR gene encoding 30S ribosomal protein S18 — MASIEQQAKGGKSADVRYLTPLDIETKKEAKYCRFKKKGIKYIDYKDADFLMYLVNEQGKILPRRLTGTSLKYQRKVAQAIKRCRHLALMPYVGDMLK, encoded by the coding sequence ATGGCATCAATAGAACAACAAGCAAAAGGTGGTAAATCTGCTGACGTTAGATATTTAACTCCGTTAGATATTGAAACAAAAAAAGAAGCTAAATACTGTAGATTTAAGAAAAAAGGTATCAAGTACATCGATTATAAAGATGCAGATTTCTTAATGTATTTAGTAAACGAACAAGGTAAGATTTTGCCAAGACGTTTAACAGGAACTTCATTAAAATATCAACGTAAAGTTGCGCAAGCAATTAAAAGGTGTCGCCATTTAGCGCTAATGCCTTATGTTGGTGATATGTTAAAATAA
- the ald gene encoding alanine dehydrogenase, producing the protein MKIGIPKEIKNNESRVGMTPAGVFELTKRNHTVFVQSTAGEGSGFFDKVYQDVGATILPTIEDVYSQSDMIVKVKEPIASEYPLIKENQIVFTYFHFASSEPLTKAMIDSKSICIAYETVEDQEGTLPLLTPMSEVAGRMAIQQGAKYLEKPIKGRGILLGGVPGVAPGKVLVLGAGVVGVQAAKMAAGLGAHVTIMDINMKRLRYVNDVLPNHVTTAFSSEYSIRQLIKTHDLIIGGVLVKGGKAPKLITRDMLKEMRPGTVVVDVAVDQGGCFETTKATTHEAPTYIIDDVVHYCVANMPGAVPYTSTIALTNVTLSYILKIANLGWEKACETDVSLSKGLNIVKGEIVYKELEGIFD; encoded by the coding sequence ATGAAAATTGGAATTCCTAAGGAAATTAAAAATAACGAAAGTAGAGTTGGCATGACGCCAGCAGGTGTTTTTGAATTAACAAAAAGAAATCATACTGTTTTTGTACAATCTACTGCCGGGGAGGGTAGTGGTTTTTTTGATAAAGTATATCAAGATGTAGGGGCAACCATTTTACCTACTATAGAAGATGTTTACAGTCAAAGTGATATGATTGTAAAAGTAAAAGAACCTATTGCATCGGAGTATCCTTTGATAAAAGAAAATCAAATTGTATTTACATATTTTCATTTTGCCTCTAGTGAACCTCTTACCAAGGCGATGATTGACAGTAAATCAATATGTATTGCCTATGAAACTGTTGAAGATCAAGAAGGAACGTTACCTTTATTAACACCAATGTCTGAGGTTGCAGGAAGAATGGCAATTCAGCAAGGAGCAAAATATTTAGAAAAACCAATTAAAGGTCGTGGAATCTTATTGGGCGGTGTTCCCGGAGTGGCACCCGGTAAAGTTTTAGTTTTAGGTGCTGGAGTTGTAGGGGTGCAAGCGGCTAAAATGGCTGCAGGTTTAGGTGCTCATGTTACGATTATGGATATCAACATGAAACGTTTACGGTATGTAAATGATGTGTTACCAAACCATGTTACCACTGCTTTTTCTAGCGAATATAGTATCCGACAATTGATAAAAACTCATGATTTAATTATTGGTGGTGTCTTGGTAAAAGGAGGGAAGGCTCCAAAGTTAATTACCAGAGATATGTTAAAAGAAATGAGACCAGGAACGGTCGTTGTAGATGTTGCTGTAGATCAAGGCGGATGTTTTGAAACGACCAAAGCAACCACACATGAAGCTCCTACTTATATTATAGATGATGTAGTGCATTACTGTGTTGCTAATATGCCTGGAGCTGTGCCATATACCTCTACAATTGCATTAACAAATGTTACACTTTCTTATATTTTGAAAATTGCAAATTTAGGATGGGAAAAAGCTTGTGAAACAGATGTATCCTTATCTAAAGGGTTAAACATTGTAAAAGGTGAAATTGTTTACAAAGAGTTAGAAGGTATTTTTGATTAA
- a CDS encoding DEAD/DEAH box helicase: MQFSELPLDKLILKAVQEERFHTPTLVQEKAIPVILEKKNVIVAAQTGTGKTAAFALPIIQLLLGKKETEKRKKRIKAIIVTPTRELAIQIEENFHSFSKYTDLKTTAIFGGVSLDPQKEILKAGIDILIATPGRLIDLQIRGAVDLSYIEIFVLDEADLMLDMGFINDVKKIEKLCPIKKQTLLFSATMPDKIVDLAKSTLKNPVKIQINPEETTAKNIGQLVYKLPKKNKTDLCLHLLRNTINGRILIFRRTKFGVDKLEQTLLKNNYHVFSIHGDKTQIVRNKAIENFKEKKASILIATDVAARGIDISNVDAIINFDIPNVPETYVHRIGRTGRAGKSGIAFSFCSPDEDAYLYKIEEILEKTIKVITDHPYPLTPPKKVKVQPNTISKNKKGRKSEASKKNKKRWY, encoded by the coding sequence ATGCAGTTTTCAGAATTACCATTAGACAAATTAATTTTAAAAGCAGTTCAGGAAGAACGATTTCATACGCCAACATTGGTGCAAGAAAAAGCAATTCCCGTAATTTTGGAAAAGAAAAATGTAATCGTTGCTGCACAAACAGGAACTGGTAAAACGGCAGCATTTGCTTTGCCAATTATACAATTACTACTTGGCAAAAAAGAGACTGAAAAAAGAAAAAAAAGAATAAAAGCGATTATCGTAACACCTACTAGAGAACTAGCCATTCAGATTGAAGAAAACTTTCATAGTTTCTCGAAATACACTGATTTAAAAACGACCGCTATTTTTGGAGGCGTTTCTTTAGATCCTCAAAAAGAGATTTTAAAAGCAGGTATTGATATTTTAATTGCAACGCCAGGGAGATTAATCGACTTACAAATACGAGGTGCCGTTGATCTTAGTTATATAGAAATCTTTGTTTTAGATGAAGCCGATTTAATGTTGGACATGGGCTTTATAAATGATGTTAAAAAGATAGAGAAATTATGTCCTATTAAAAAACAGACCCTTCTTTTTTCTGCCACCATGCCAGATAAAATTGTAGACCTCGCAAAATCAACCTTAAAAAACCCTGTAAAAATTCAAATAAATCCCGAAGAAACTACAGCAAAAAATATTGGTCAGTTAGTCTACAAACTTCCTAAAAAAAATAAAACAGATTTGTGTTTGCATTTATTACGCAATACTATTAACGGGAGAATTTTAATTTTTAGACGTACTAAATTCGGTGTTGATAAATTGGAACAAACACTTCTTAAAAACAACTATCATGTGTTCAGTATTCATGGTGATAAAACTCAAATTGTAAGAAATAAAGCCATTGAAAACTTTAAAGAGAAAAAAGCCAGCATTTTAATTGCTACGGATGTTGCTGCTCGAGGAATTGATATTAGCAACGTCGATGCGATTATTAATTTTGATATTCCGAATGTACCTGAAACCTATGTGCATAGAATTGGTAGAACGGGTAGAGCTGGCAAATCTGGAATTGCATTTTCTTTTTGCAGTCCCGATGAGGACGCTTACCTCTACAAAATTGAAGAAATTCTTGAGAAAACGATTAAAGTGATTACAGATCATCCTTACCCGCTAACACCTCCTAAAAAGGTAAAAGTGCAACCAAACACGATTAGTAAAAATAAAAAAGGGAGAAAATCTGAGGCTTCTAAAAAAAATAAAAAACGCTGGTACTAG
- a CDS encoding RNA polymerase sigma factor, whose translation MKIIKLHNSQKTLIKKASNHNREAQQHLFEEHSPKMLGVCRQYVKDLHHAEDLLLQGFLKVFANLHTFKHEGSFEGWIRRIMVNTCISYLRKKNFVDLSDEEYVFNDVATENLENTSVEDIQKLIDQLPAGYKMVFNLYAIEGYKHSEISKKLGVSESTSKSQLFKARKLLQQNYIKMNRTVNGNK comes from the coding sequence TTGAAAATTATAAAACTACATAACTCACAAAAAACGCTCATTAAAAAAGCTAGCAATCATAATAGAGAAGCGCAACAGCATTTGTTTGAGGAGCATTCTCCGAAAATGTTGGGGGTTTGTAGGCAATATGTAAAAGATTTGCATCATGCAGAAGATTTATTATTGCAAGGTTTCTTAAAAGTATTTGCCAATTTACACACTTTTAAACACGAAGGTAGTTTTGAGGGATGGATAAGGCGAATTATGGTAAACACGTGCATTTCTTATTTAAGAAAGAAAAACTTCGTCGATTTATCTGATGAAGAGTATGTTTTTAATGATGTCGCCACAGAAAATTTAGAAAACACTTCTGTAGAAGATATTCAAAAATTAATCGATCAATTGCCAGCAGGATACAAAATGGTATTTAATTTATATGCTATTGAAGGGTATAAACATTCTGAAATTTCTAAAAAATTAGGCGTTTCTGAAAGTACATCAAAATCGCAGTTATTTAAAGCACGTAAATTATTGCAACAAAATTATATTAAAATGAATAGAACAGTTAATGGAAACAAATAA
- a CDS encoding sterol desaturase family protein, with protein sequence MQIPEIPNLIHFAIPFFIATVILEVILTISIKSKEYELKDASTSILMGLGNVFIGLFTKTIILGVFLFFYKFRFFTIPFVWWSWVLILFAEDFTYYWFHRISHESRFFWASHVVHHSSKKYNLSTALRQTWSGSFYTFAFWIPLILIGFHPVMVLVQISISLIYQYWIHTELIDKMPKWFEAIFNTPSHHRVHHATNPQYLDRNHAGIFIIWDKLFNTFEPEVEQPKYGLVKDIESYNPIKIAFAEWYLMFTDFLTSKTGIINKLKYFTKPPGWKHDGTGISSVDLRKEWEKKNR encoded by the coding sequence ATGCAAATACCTGAAATACCCAACTTAATTCACTTCGCGATTCCATTTTTTATAGCCACTGTAATCCTTGAAGTCATTTTAACGATTAGCATAAAATCTAAAGAATACGAATTAAAAGATGCTAGCACTTCTATTTTAATGGGTTTGGGTAATGTTTTTATAGGGTTGTTTACAAAGACAATAATTTTAGGCGTGTTTTTATTTTTCTATAAATTTAGATTTTTTACAATCCCATTTGTTTGGTGGTCTTGGGTTCTTATTCTATTTGCTGAGGATTTTACCTATTACTGGTTTCATAGAATTAGTCATGAAAGCAGGTTCTTTTGGGCGAGCCACGTAGTACATCATTCCTCAAAAAAATATAATTTAAGTACGGCTTTACGACAGACTTGGTCTGGTAGTTTTTATACGTTTGCCTTTTGGATTCCCTTAATTTTAATTGGATTTCACCCTGTAATGGTATTAGTTCAAATATCTATTAGTTTAATTTATCAATATTGGATTCATACTGAATTAATTGACAAAATGCCAAAATGGTTTGAAGCTATTTTTAACACACCGAGTCATCATAGAGTGCATCATGCTACAAATCCGCAATATTTAGATAGAAATCATGCCGGTATTTTTATTATTTGGGATAAGCTTTTTAATACTTTTGAGCCAGAAGTAGAACAGCCCAAGTATGGACTGGTAAAAGATATTGAATCGTATAACCCCATAAAAATTGCTTTTGCAGAATGGTATTTGATGTTTACCGACTTTTTGACATCAAAAACGGGCATCATCAATAAATTAAAATATTTTACAAAACCACCGGGATGGAAACATGATGGAACGGGAATATCTTCTGTAGACTTAAGAAAAGAATGGGAGAAAAAAAATAGGTAA
- the rpsF gene encoding 30S ribosomal protein S6, with translation MNHYETVFILNPVLSDTQIKETVQKFNDYLVSKGAEMISKEDWGLKKLAYPIQKKKSGFYHLLEFKIAGEEISALELEFRRDDSVMRYLTVRLDKHAAAWAKIRTERVKSTKK, from the coding sequence ATGAATCATTACGAAACTGTTTTCATTTTGAATCCCGTTTTATCTGATACTCAGATAAAGGAAACAGTACAAAAGTTTAACGACTATTTGGTTTCTAAAGGTGCCGAAATGATTTCAAAAGAAGATTGGGGCTTAAAAAAATTAGCATATCCAATTCAAAAGAAAAAAAGTGGTTTTTATCACTTATTAGAGTTCAAAATAGCTGGTGAAGAAATCAGTGCTTTAGAGTTAGAGTTTAGAAGAGATGATAGCGTTATGCGTTATTTAACCGTAAGACTTGACAAACATGCTGCTGCATGGGCAAAAATTAGAACTGAACGTGTTAAATCTACAAAAAAATAA
- the rplI gene encoding 50S ribosomal protein L9, whose amino-acid sequence MELILRQDIENLGFKDDVVSVKNGYGRNFLIPTGQAILATSSAKKVLAENLKQRAYKEAKLIADANEIAETIKGYEIQIASKTGSGDKLFGSVNNIDLAAALAKAGTEIDKKFIKVTGGSVKRLGKYEASVRLHREVVAEVSFEVVSE is encoded by the coding sequence ATGGAATTGATATTAAGACAAGACATAGAAAACTTAGGATTTAAAGATGATGTGGTATCTGTAAAAAACGGATATGGTAGAAATTTTTTAATCCCTACAGGACAAGCAATTTTAGCTACTTCATCTGCAAAAAAAGTATTGGCAGAGAATCTAAAACAAAGAGCTTATAAAGAGGCTAAATTAATTGCAGATGCTAATGAAATAGCAGAAACAATTAAAGGATATGAAATACAAATTGCATCTAAAACAGGTTCAGGAGACAAATTATTTGGTTCTGTAAACAACATTGATTTAGCAGCAGCTTTAGCAAAAGCAGGTACAGAAATCGATAAGAAATTTATTAAAGTGACTGGTGGTTCTGTAAAAAGATTGGGTAAATACGAAGCTTCTGTGCGTTTGCATAGAGAGGTAGTTGCCGAAGTTAGCTTTGAAGTGGTTTCTGAATAA